The nucleotide window AGGTAACTCACATTTTCTTTGCAGTGATCTCTTAGGCTGGAAGAACGTCTTTTCATAGCCCAGATGTATAAACTTTACCTCAGTTTCTGAGCATAATGAGTGAAGAAGAGATGTAGGCAAAACAGTATTACTTACTTGGTTGGTCTGTGGGCCTGAGGGCAATCATTTTtaactcctccttctccctcactcaccACATCTAAGCCAATGCTGAgttctgccaatttttttttaactgttccatctttattagaaaagaaaccagaaaaagggAGTGGGGCAAGCCCAACCCTAAATGACCCCTCCACTATGAGACAGGCAAAGCCCGGCTCATCCGGGCATCAAGGTGTGGACACAGCCACCTAGACTGGGTGTGGACATGGTTATACAAAGTCAACGTCTCATAGAAAAGGTTGAGTTCTGCCAATTTTaacctgtaaatatttgttgagttcaTCCACTTCTTTGTAATTGTAGTTCAGGCCCTTATCACCTCCTGCCTAGACTACTATGATTGTATCCTAATGGTCTCCATGTTTTCTTACTTGTGCCCTTCAAATTTACCTTCcgtatatatgtttttaatttatttttgagacagagagagacagagcatgaatgggggagggtcagagagagaggcagacacagaatctgaaacaggctccaggctctgagcggtcagcacagagccccacgcggggctcgaactcacggaccacgagaccgtgacctgagctgaagtcagctgcttaaccgactgagccacccaggcgcccctccatatttttaataaaatgaaatcaccTTTCTGCTTACGATGCTTCAATAGGTCCTCGTCACCTGCAAGAGAGAGCCCAAGCTATGAACTCTGCTTGTTTGCCAATCTTGTCTTTTACAAGTCATGGTCCAGCAAAATTGAGGTAGCTATAATTCTCTACCTCTGTCATACTCTTTCTCACCTCCTTATCTCCTCTGCCTAGActcttctttttatctctttgtcttATATTCCCTGCAGTCCACTACTTCATGCCCCATGTCCTACCACACAGTCTCCTACTTCACCCCACCCCTGACACAAAGGCTCATCTTAGCTAGGCTTTTACTTAATAAACTTGTTGAATAAGTGTATGCATATGTCAACACTTAGGTCAGCACTCACTTTCAGAAATCCTGAGCTGGTTCTCCAGTCACACCCAGAAACACTGTGCAGATCACTGTGCCAGTATTTTAAAAGTAGCCGTTTGTTTACGTATCTTTCTTTCCCATCAGGCTGTAAGCTGCCCAAGGATAGAAACTGCTCCCTGTTCATCTTTGGgaaatgaaattttctcttctgtgtgcATCTTGGGAAGGTGTCATATTCTGAGTTACACAAGAATATTAAGCAAACTACTGGAGTATAAATGCTAgagcttctcttccttcttctgtctcccttcctctctctacctcacTGTGGGTGCTGGGAGAAGGAAGCCAAAGTGGCTAACCTTCCAGGGTTTCTCTCTAGATTTCCTTGGTTTATCTGCTTATTCTCCCTTTTATTACCTTGGCAAAGAAGTCCTGTTGTCATCTTTTTCCTTATAGCAGCTCTTGAAGGCAGAGCAGGAGGAATTTGACTGTCTCTTAAAACAGAATCCAAATAATTAGTAAGAGAAACAACCCCTGGAGGGCTCAGTAGGCGGAAATACCAATAGCTAACCTGTACTCCTTGAAAAGGAGGGGAGATGCTGGCATTTCTTGCTGGGTTTGGTTCTTCTAGTCAGAAATGGCTCAATGATTCTTTCTAGGTAAGCAAAgtctaaaaccaaacaaaataaaacaaaacaaaacacaagttgCATTTCCCTATCATAACAGGTTGAACTTTTTGATTCCTTACATGTGCTTTTCAGTGCTTTTAGGGAGTGTTTGAATGATTCATAAATGAAGCTCAGTTGTTGAGACACACATTTTGAATAAGGATTTAGTGAGATGGTAATCAGACCTAGCTGCTGATAACAATGATACAGTCAGATTACCATCTTTCACTTATTGATTATTTAATGAGATCCTATTATTCACGTGGTACcatacaaagaaacataaaaggtTGTCCTTGCTCAAAGAAGACATGGAAACTAGAAGTCTAGAGGAAATACACACAAGTCAAAAGCTTGAAGCATATGAAACAGGAGGTGCTCAAAATGTAGAACCTGACCAAATGATACAGATGGTAATCGTTTTGAGACCTGAAAAGGGAGATATTCTAGGCCATGAAACTAGTTaacaaagtatggagagagcaaTGGTCACACAGTACGTTGCTGAGATGTTGACTTAAATAGTCTGGCTAATGGAGGCTTGGGTTTGAGGAAATGAGGTTGGAAAAGCCCGTGAAGGCCTATGAGTTGAGGATAAGAAATGAGTTTTCAACTGTAAGGTTCTGTAACCACTGAAAATTAGAATCTCCTGAGAAACTGAAAGTATTGATGTTTGGATCCTGTACACAGAGATTCTGATTGAACAGGCCTGGGAAtcaagggtttttaaaatttcaggtgattctaatatgctgTCAGCTTAAGAAATCTGTTACACGATAGTGATTTTCAACCCTAACTAAATATTAGAATCAAAGGGGGGAGTTTTTATGGCAATACTAAAGATGATCCatagaatgggaaaaatgtttgcaaatcacatatctgataaggaacttgcatcaaaaatatgtaaagaactctgatgattcaacaataaaaaggcaacccagtTAAGTAGGCAAAtaatctgaataaacatttctctaaaaaggatatacaaatgctaataagcacataaaaatgctcaacgtcataGTCATTTGAGAAATGCATatcaaaccacaataagatacggTTTCATATCCACtagaatggctacaataaaaaagatgaacaataacaaatgttggcaagaatgtggagaaatcagagccctcatacactgctggtagatATGTAAAATACTgcagttgctttggaaaatattttgtcagttcctcataaagttaaacaGAGTTaaaccatatgacctagcaattccccTCCtggtatacacccaagagaactgaaaacatgtccacacaaaaatgtgcacacaaacattcacagcagcattattcataataatgaaGAAGTGAAAGCAaatgatgaatagaaaaaaatttggtatatccatacagcaggatattatttggccatgaaaaggaataaagttctgaTACATtttacaacatagatgaaccttgaaaacattatgctaaatgaaagaaaccagagaaaaaaggccacatattgtatgatcccatATATGTGAAATGCTCAGAATAAGCACATCCATGGAGATCGAAAACAGtttagtgattgccaggggctagagggaaggaagaatggagagTCATTGCTAATGAgcatgggatttcttttttggggtaagaaaaatagaatattctgGAATCAGATTGTGGCAATCCATTCATGATTTGTGAGTATAGTAAAAAAACCACTGCCAAAGggaaaggaggtgggggtggtgggcaaaatgggtgaaagggactGGGAGATATGGCTTCCAACtgtggaatgagtaagtcatgggaataaatggtacagcacagggaatacagtcaatgatattataatatgGTTGTATGGTGACAAGATAATGGCTACACTtgtagtgagcatagcataaaGTATAAACTCATTGAATCGCTATGTTGcacaactgaaactaatgtaacgttgtgtgtcaactataaacaaagaaaacaaaatgaaacacaaccactgaattgtatacattatatactttattataaagtatattataatatactttataagtataattgtatacttttttttataaaaaaaaagagtggctttATGGTACATGACTTGTATACCaataagttgttttaaaaaatgaaaatagatgatACAAATCCCTTCTCCCATCCAGCATAGACAAATTTCATCAGAATTTCTGGAAATGGGAACTggataggtttttgtttttgttttttaagttcttggTGTACAACTAGTGTTTAGAACTATATAGATGATGAAAAGCTTTTAGTGATTTAGTTCTATGCATCTTCCTTCTtcccaaagcaaaaacaaaacacctgagcacttgaattcaaatccaggctaaattgtaggttttattttaatagatttttattctatttggcTCTTCAGTATGGGTGTGTGGGATGTTGCttcaaataaccttaaaaaatatttttttaatgtttgtttatttttgagagagagagaacgagcatgaacagcagaggggcagagagagagagagggaaacacggaatccaaagcaggcttcaggttctgggctatcagcacagaccctgatgtcagccttgaactcatggaccatgagatcatgacctgagccaaagtcggacgcttaaccaactgagccacccaggcacccctaacatttttttttaaagaaaatgaaaataggtaGACAATTATTAGCATACCccaaaataatggcaaaaatgtTTGGTTCTTATTAAAGTTTGAGTCAGAGACACAAAGCAATTCATTGTTTTAGAATAATGGAAAATTTAGAGAACTTTGCAAAGTTGATTCTTAATCCTTAAGTGTTCTATTTCTCAGGTTATTGTAGTTTACTTGGGTTTTTTAGTCTTAGCTTTGCTCATCATCTCTTTAGTGATTTAGACAAATCATCTATTATTTCTAGGCCTTAAAcagtcattatatatatatattgttgtgTTCCAGGCAATGGGGATATAGTGGGAAGTAAGATGGGATGGATATGGTCTCTTCTACATGTAGGTTATAACACCTAGCTTCAGGTTCTTTGCTTTAAAAGTGAAAAGATTGAACTAGATGGTCTCCAGATTCTTTGATCATTTACTGGAATAGCATAAAGGTAGAAAAATGGCAAAGAGGGGGAACTCTTGTATATCTCTTCTATCTTCTGTGATTTAAGGGAACAAATATGTGAAGTTCTTGAGAAGGCTTCTCTCAGAATATGCTATGGAAGGTAAGTTAAACTCCTTGGGTTATGTTTTCTCTTACTCTTTATCCTACTTCATCCTTCTTACTCTTCATCCCAATAAAGTCAAATGgctcaaaacattttaattccttcACAAAAACCTGCATCACAACTTAAAGACAAATCTATTTGTGTATCTATGTCAGGTGTTACAAGCCATTtctaacaaaattaataacaaaattaataacaaaattaaacatgatTAACATCTTTGGAATCTTAGTCAAGATTCAAAAATTCCAAACGCATAGCTGTGGTGCTCAATGCCAAAAGGAGGCCACCTTCTGCCCTCCAAGTGAAAGCATTCTCCATTGTCCCATTCTAAGAAGgatggaaataatataaaaatgtaaacttttaaacTCTCAGTGTATTGTCTTCCGAAGAGTTCCTGCATCTTCTTCTGCCAAGAGAAAGCCTTTGCTGGAgatctgtttattttgttcattaataTATCTTGATTTCAGGGGGATAAAAAAGTCCTCATGACCTTGTTCTAAGCAAATGATTTTTCCTCCTTCAGAAAACAAGATTTTGGTGAAGCAGTTGCCCAGGCTTGTGGTGTACAACAATGAGGTCAACCTTAGCTGCAAGTACACTCACAACCTCTTCTCAAAGGAGTTCCGGGCATCCCTTTATAAGGGAGTAGATAGTGCTGTGGAAGTCTGCGTTGTGAATGGAAATTACTCCCATCAGCCTCAGTTCTACTCAAGTACAGGATTCGACTGTGATGGGAAATTGGGCAATGAAACAGTGACATTCTACCTCCGAAATTTGTTTGTTAACCAAACGGATATTTACTTCTGCAAAATTGAAGTCATGTACCCACCTCCTTACATAGACAATGAGAAGAGCAATGGGACCATTATCCACGTGAAAGGTAACACGCAACTCTACCAGTGCACCACTCTAAAGTAATGGTTTTCAATGGCAGTCTTGAAAACTAGGTCATGATCAGTGACTTCCCTAAGAGGAAGTCTGCACATTCTAAGCTAgtgatattttgcatattttgattCATCTCCCGTTCTTCCATAAtgttcagaaggaaggaaatgtacTCAAGTGCCATTCCCATGTCATTTAACCCACTCTattctatttttcagagaaacatCTTTGTCCAGCTCAGCTGTCTCCTGAATCTTCCAAGCCATTTTGGGCACTGGTGGTGGTTGGTGGAATCCTAGGTTTCTACAGCTTGCTAGCAACAGTGGCTCTTGGTGCTTGCTGGGTAAGAGAAGCAACACTGCTTTTGTGTACCTTTTCCACTACACGTGTAATCTGAACATGTTCAAGAACTGTGCCTGTgtggtttattttctgtttagcaTGTGATTGTTACTATTATCATGTTACTATTAGCATGTgattgttactattttttcccTGCTAGGTTTGAGTAGGCTCTCTTTTAGCTTTCAACTGTATTGGAGATGAAAACCTAATGTGAATTCTAGTTTTTAGAAGGCATTAATTAGGTGGCCAGGCAGAATAAGAGGCTAAATGGGTACATTGCGGGTGATGGTTGGGAGTCTTAGGGCCAGGTActtttcttctccccattttgcaATATCATTATGACACGTAAAATAgctttaatatacatatatgtataagaaTCTAAGCAACTTGGGAATCTAGGCAATGAAACCAATGAACAATTCTGGTTCAGGGTCAAAAATTGTGAGAAATTTGGCTACTGAAATTATGCATTCTGCATTCAAACCTAGCAAAGAAACTAGGTCTGTTTATCTGAGTCATATTTTTATCTCCTCTGAAGCAGTTGAATTTTGTGAGGCCAAGTATGGTTGCTGTCATTATGAAACTATAATGGGAGTTAGACttttctgagctctcagcactgAATTAGAGTTTACCAACTTGTGCAAATGTTCAAGTAACAAACTTGgcatatttttctttaccttcttcAAAATTGAAGTTTTGAACATATCTTGATGACTGTATCTACTGTTAAATTGGGACTCCCTTACCAAAGGGTCTTTCCCCTTACTCAGAAACCTCCCATTCTCATGTACATGGTGTGGGACAGAGTATCTCCTGCTTTGATTCCATgttgtctttgaatttttttctgtaagtcaGACGCATGTATGAGTCATGTCTTCAATAAGAAATGTTACTCCTCAAGGACAAAGGACTATTTCTCTTGATATTCACCATCCATCTGGTATTAAGCATATTTAATGCTTAATGAGTGCTTGTCAGATTGTTGAGTTGATAACCCCCATAAAGGTCTTTAAGGCATATTCCACACATTTAACTAATCTACACATGGGTCAGTGAAAACCATGACAAGTGGAATCATCCTATTTGCTATAGCATTGTTATAGtgctggggtggtggtggtaggtgGAGGTGAGGAGGGCATCCCCGGGTTCATGGTCATGTCAATGATAGATGCAGCCCGAGATCCTTTTAAACTTCGTTGGCCTATTACCAAAGTTTGCCTCTCCATCCTTCCCATTCCCCACATGCATTGTGAGAGATTCTAAGGGCAGATGGACATTTGCTAAGCTGCCTGTTGCCTAATCTGTACCTTCTGCAGGGTAGGGAACAAAGTGGCTACTTTTTTCTGGAAATCCTTTATACTAGATATCAAGTTGATATTTACCTGTCTTGCCTTCTCTAAGTTGCCCAACCCTGAGAGCTTTTTATGTAGAGAAAATTGCCTAAATTCTTCCTCTGATGTCAGTTGAGTCCCTCATCTTTCTGGATCTTGGTGTTTTCATACAAGGTACCTTCCCATTTTTGAACCTCTGTGGTACTTGCCAATGATTTAGAATGTAGAACCTTAGTCCTTATTTTTATCCCTTAGGAATTTCAATGTCTTAATCTAAAATATAGGTGCAGCGGCTTTTTGGGTACATCTCCAAGACAGGTGCTCCCCTGTAATATGCTGACTTAGGTCAATGTAATTTACCAGCTTCCCAGGAGGTAGTTTTGAGAATTACTTTAACTTTCAGTGGCCAGAAGGGTGCTGCTCATCATTTAAAACTTATCGTAAATACGCATTAGAATATCAGTTACTATTATCAGGCACTAATTCCAGGCTCAGTGACTGGGACTGCCCAGAGGAACAAAGCCTGCTTCTCCTTTTCAGTGAATTTAAACAGTTTACTTTCAAATTGGAAACATCATAGATGCTATGGGCTTTTCTTTAGTAGCACTACTTGCTTTGTCTTGATAAAACTTATTTTAGTCTTATTCTAGTTCATAGGTTCCCCGTGAATTAGGAAGAGCCAGTTGTTGGCATAATCTTACATCCTGTGGTCTCTTGTAGTCAGGTTGTCCAATAAGAACTCTTTATTTGCATCTCAACCTAGATCTTTATACTCTCTGACCAAAAGGgtgtgaaataaatatatatgtatattttgtagaATAATACAGCATTTTTACCTTTGGCTCATCTTTCTTGCTGCTGTTACTATCTAAGCAACCACCAACTTGCTAAGCTAGACAGGGCATTAGGGATCCCCAGAGTTCACCATTTCCTGGGTCCTATTCTGGGATCCTATTTTTGACTGGTCTACATTGTGCCTTGGTGTAGCTGCTGTTTTCCCGGAACTTCCTGAGTGCTTGTGATGTGCTACCGTAGGCAGTTGTAGGTTGAGTGGGTTTCTGGGAGCAGCTGCACATTCTATCTCTGTTCTTGACCTGTTGCtgacatttgaataaataaagagCTATCCTCTGCCAGGCTGCTGCAGAACAGCACCTGTTACTGTCACTCAATCCACCATTCACTCAGCTGAATGGTAAAACCTATTCTCTTTCTTAAAGgagccttttaaaaaacatggtCTTCTCCACTATCAATCACAATGTAGGGAACGTAGATAGTATGTGGATAGGTAGTATCTGCCTTTAAATTCAGTGTGTTCTTGAAGACTGTGTCTTTAAGCGAACTGTCTTTTGTCTTGCTGTTGTTTTGAGGAAATAAGGAGGTAAGAgtgggagtggaggaagggcaaggGAAGATAGATTGTGAAGTCACACATCTTTAGCAGACACAGTGGATTGGTGAAGGGGCAGAATAGATGACCCAGTCACACAGACACATAAGGCAAATACTCCCCACACATATAGACATGTGCTAGATGCAGCTGGACACTACGGGTTCTGTATGGTGTTCCCAGCCATGCACCTGTCATTTCCATCCCACTTTTATGTTTATGGCTAAGTGGACTAAGTCCACTATATGATAACAGCATGAGGGTAAGCATGGGAGCCAATTGAGCAGATCTTTCATAGTCTTTGTGCAACCTGGAGATCCTCAGACTCAAGATATCTTCATTATTGGGGCCAGCTATAGTTTTATTTGGGTGTCTGAAGGCAAAGGCTGCCATTGGGAGTCTGTCAAGGGAAGTCCTCAGAGGTGCAGTAAGAGCTAAAATTCTTGCCAGGGTATCATTAGCAGCCTTCCACATTTATTTGGGGGCAGACGTTTCCTTGCCCTTACTCCTGCCGTGTCATAACCTTGTGCCCAAGAGAACTCTAGTCTTTCATTTATACAAAGGATGTAGAGCCAAGATGTTTGAAGAGCAACTTCCCTCACCCACTTGGTTTCCATGGCTACTTCTCTTGAATGAATCTCCCAATTATGTCTGTTTAATGTTATGGTCTTCTTAGTTTCAGCTGGCTCATTCATCCATCATTCAAATCCCAAATCACCAAAGCTGAATTTGTAACCTTCTCTTACAAATCTACTTCTCCTACTGTCTTGTCTTATATCTATGGATGGAGCAGCATCCTTCCAGGCTCCTAGGCTCAAATCATCAGTCATCTCTGGGTATGAGCAAAAAGGAAGGGACAAGCAATCCAATAATATTCATTCTAAATTTGGTCACATATTTTGTATCCATTACTTCCCTTTCACTCCATTCATTTTCATGATCAGACTCCTTCGATCATGATTTATCAGTcttggcactactgacattttgggctggataattctttgttgtagggggctgccctgtgcatcAGAGGGTAttcagcagcatctctggcctctacccactaggtgCCATAGCATTCTTCCTAGATGTGACAACCCAAAATATCttcagacattgtcaaatgtcccctggaaCAGGGGATAGGGAGCTGGTTGTGTCAAGAATGAGGCTTAGGTCGTCTGGTTTGGGCAACCGTATATATGGTAATATCACCCGCTGAGATCAGAAACAATGAGAGAGGACCAGACTTTAGGGGAGGCTCTTGAGTTTCCttttggacatgttgagtttTAAGTGCCTTTGAGGTCTAGGtcaga belongs to Felis catus isolate Fca126 chromosome C1, F.catus_Fca126_mat1.0, whole genome shotgun sequence and includes:
- the CD28 gene encoding T-cell-specific surface glycoprotein CD28 precursor, whose product is MILRLLLALNFFPSIQVTENKILVKQLPRLVVYNNEVNLSCKYTHNLFSKEFRASLYKGVDSAVEVCVVNGNYSHQPQFYSSTGFDCDGKLGNETVTFYLRNLFVNQTDIYFCKIEVMYPPPYIDNEKSNGTIIHVKEKHLCPAQLSPESSKPFWALVVVGGILGFYSLLATVALGACWMKTKRSRILQSDYMNMTPRRPGPTRRHYQPYAPARDFAAYRS